One Gloeocapsa sp. DLM2.Bin57 genomic window, AGAGATTATTAAATACTATAGGGCTAAGGGGTTGACATAAATCTACCAGTTTTTGGGGTGGTTGGTAGAGTTGTCCCCCCTTATCGGAGGGACTAATAATAAATACACCTAGATCGTAGGTTTTAGCAGTAGTAATCGCTGACCAGTTAAATTGATTAATATAATACCAATGAAGATTAACATAATCAAATTGATTGGTCTCGATAGTTTTAATAATAACATCAGTAGGCCCATGGGTGGAGAAGCCAATAAAGCGAACTTTACTATCTTTTTGTAATTGTTTAGCTACATCTAGACATCCACCAGGACGAATACATTGTTCTAACAATTCAGGAGTATTAATCCCGTGGAGAGAGAATAAATCCACATAATCAAGCTGCAAAAACCGTAAAGACTGCTCAAAATTGCGTCTAAATTCCCCCGAATCAGGTTTAGGAGATACTTTAGTTTGGACGATAAGTTTTTCTCGGGGTAATTGGGGTAAAACCTTACCTAATTGCATTTCTGATGTACCATAACCCCTAGCGGTTTCAATGTGATTAATTCCCAAGTCAAAAGCGCGAAAAATAGTTTTAGCGAGATTTTCTTGATTATCAGGGGGAATTTCAGTCTCTGGTACATCTTGCCATTTATATTGATAGCGCATTCCTCCACAGGAAAAAATGGGTATCTGTAATTCGGTGCGTCCAAAACGTCGGTATAACATAAAAAGAAATTGGTAAACTAAAAAATACCTAGATTAACAACAAACAGTATGCTCTTCGTTAAAGAATTAACTCAAAACCAGATTAACACAGTAGCCCTAGACGTGAGAGGGATGAAGTGCGCAGGTTGTGTTAAAGCGGTGGAACGTCAATTAACACAAAATCCTGGGGTTGTTTCTGCTTGTGTCAATTTAGTCACGGAAATAGCGGTGGTGGAATATACACCCGAGTTAATTAAACCAGAAACAATCGCCCAAAATCTCAGCGATCGCGGTTTTCCTAGTCAACTACGTTCTAGTGTAAACGAAAATCGACTCAAGGCTGACCAAGAATTACTGGCGAGAAATAATCGTCTTCAACGTGAGCAATTTTGGCAATTAATTACTGCTGCTGTTTTGTTGTTATTTTCTACGATTGGACATTTACAACATCATCTGGGATGGCATTTACCCCTATTGCATAATATCTGGTTTCATTGGGCTTTAGCTACTCTAGCTTTAATTATCCCTGGTAGAGAGATTATCATTGATGGTGCGCGCGCTTTTTGGTACAAAATGCCTAACATGAATACATTAGTAGGATTAGGTACTTTAAGTGCTTATTTAGCTAGTTGTGTGGCTTTATTATTGCCTAATTTAGGTTGGGAATGTTTTTTTGATGAACCTGTAATGTTATTAGGGTTTATTTTTTTAGGACGTACTTTAGAAGGAAGAGCTAGGGGGAGAGCTTTTGCGGCTTTATCTGGTTTAATGGCTTTACAACCAGAGGTAGCTAATTTAATCACCGTTAATGATCCTGACAATGGTATCAAAATACCAGTAGAACAAATTCGTATCGGGGAATGGGTAAGGGTTTTACCAGGTGAGAGAATACCCATCGACGGAGAAGTTATCCAGGGAGAAACTACGGTAGATGAATCGATGTTGACGGGAGAAGTGTTACCAGTAGTTAAAAAACCTGGAGATGAGGTTAACGCCGGAACGATTAATCATTCAGGAGTAATTACCCTTCGTGTCACTCGTACAGGTAGTCAAACTAATTTAGCGCAAATTATCGCTTTAGTAGAAACAGCCCAAATGCAAAAA contains:
- a CDS encoding aldo/keto reductase; translation: MLYRRFGRTELQIPIFSCGGMRYQYKWQDVPETEIPPDNQENLAKTIFRAFDLGINHIETARGYGTSEMQLGKVLPQLPREKLIVQTKVSPKPDSGEFRRNFEQSLRFLQLDYVDLFSLHGINTPELLEQCIRPGGCLDVAKQLQKDSKVRFIGFSTHGPTDVIIKTIETNQFDYVNLHWYYINQFNWSAITTAKTYDLGVFIISPSDKGGQLYQPPQKLVDLCQPLSPIVFNNLFCLSHPEVHTLSLGAAKPTDFEEHLKTIPLLDDAQAILNPILQRLETEAIARLGKDWYETWHQGLPTPEATPGGVNIPVILWLYNLAIAYDLVDYGKMRYNLLGNASHWFPGAKANNIGQLDLTDCLSQSPHASKIPAILAQADQLLGGSSVKRLSQS